One segment of Massilia sp. Se16.2.3 DNA contains the following:
- a CDS encoding HD-GYP domain-containing protein, whose protein sequence is MLKKIDSSQLRVGMAIHDLDCGWMEHPFVRSRFVLGSEDEIRKIIHAGIRVVIIDCAKGLDVAAPTLAEAQATTEAEVTAIAARPVKPVRAALADEMQRAVGIRRQAVSLVRTVMQDARLGKAVELNNVSPVVQNITESVLRNSGALLGLLRIKNKDDYTFLHSVSVCTLLVAFCRSRGMDEETTYQAGIGGLLHDTGKALVPDHILNKAGRLTDEEFAIIKKHPRDGYDILLKSADIGQIPLDITLHHHERRDGSGYPDLQNEGQTSELAQMAAIVDVYDAITSDRCYHKGMSAADALRKIYEWSKFHFSPSLTQEFMRCVGIYPVGTMVMLESGRLGVVVEPHETNLLTPKVNVFFNTKSQTYIRPELLDLSRPLGFGGGDKIVRHESPEKWRVDADKFMLLP, encoded by the coding sequence ATGCTCAAGAAAATCGATTCCTCCCAGCTGCGCGTGGGCATGGCCATCCACGACCTCGATTGCGGCTGGATGGAGCATCCGTTTGTCCGTTCCCGCTTCGTTCTTGGCAGCGAAGACGAGATCCGCAAGATCATCCATGCCGGCATCCGTGTCGTCATCATCGACTGCGCCAAAGGGCTCGATGTGGCCGCACCCACGCTGGCCGAAGCGCAGGCGACAACCGAGGCGGAAGTCACGGCGATTGCCGCCAGGCCGGTCAAGCCGGTGCGCGCGGCGCTGGCCGACGAGATGCAGCGCGCAGTCGGCATCCGGCGCCAGGCCGTGAGCCTGGTACGCACGGTGATGCAGGACGCGCGCCTGGGCAAGGCGGTCGAGCTGAACAATGTGTCGCCGGTCGTACAAAACATCACCGAATCGGTCCTGCGCAATTCCGGCGCCCTGCTGGGCCTGTTGCGTATCAAGAACAAGGACGACTACACTTTCCTGCATTCTGTTTCGGTATGCACGCTGCTGGTGGCGTTCTGCCGTTCGCGCGGCATGGACGAGGAAACGACCTACCAAGCCGGCATCGGTGGCCTGCTGCACGATACCGGCAAGGCGCTGGTGCCGGACCATATCCTGAACAAGGCAGGGCGCCTGACCGACGAGGAATTCGCGATCATCAAGAAGCATCCGCGCGATGGTTACGACATCCTGCTCAAGTCGGCCGATATCGGCCAGATTCCGCTCGATATCACGCTGCACCACCACGAGCGGCGCGACGGCAGCGGTTATCCGGACCTGCAGAACGAAGGTCAAACCTCGGAGCTGGCGCAGATGGCGGCGATCGTCGACGTCTACGATGCCATCACCTCGGACCGTTGCTACCACAAGGGCATGTCGGCGGCCGATGCATTGCGCAAGATCTATGAGTGGAGCAAATTCCACTTCAGCCCCTCGCTGACCCAGGAATTCATGCGCTGCGTCGGCATTTATCCAGTTGGCACCATGGTAATGCTGGAATCGGGCCGCTTGGGCGTCGTCGTCGAGCCGCACGAGACGAATCTGCTCACGCCCAAGGTCAATGTGTTCTTCAACACCAAGAGCCAGACCTACATTCGTCCGGAGCTGCTGGACCTGTCGCGCCCGCTCGGTTTCGGTGGCGGCGACAAGATCGTGCGCCACGAGTCGCCGGAGAAATGGCGGGTGGATGCGGACAAGTTCATGCTGCTGCCCTGA